A window of Candidatus Bathyarchaeota archaeon genomic DNA:
AACTTTTCGGTTGTTCCTTTCCTTTTTCACGCGGCTCAACCGTTCAACCACTTTCATTTCAATAGCAGAGTCAACCCGCAAAAGCTTGATAGGCACTTCCTCTTCAGTTATGAATTCGTTTACACCAACAATTGTGCGGTCTTTTTTCTCAACTTCTCTTTGGTATTTGTAGGCACTTTCTATAATTTCACGCTGCATGTAACCTTTTTCTATGGTGTTCACCGCGCCTCCCTGTCGGTCGATTTCCTCAATGTAGCGCATAGCATCTTCCTCAATCTGAGTGGTTAAAGCCTCAATGCAATAGCTTCCAGCAGTTGGATCAACAGTGTCCGCAACACCACTTTCGCAGGCAATAATTTGCTGTGTGCGCAGAGCGACAGTTACAGCCTTTTGACTTGGTAATGCGTATGCTTCGTCGAAACTGTTGGTGTGCAAGCTTTGTGTTCCGCCGAGCACTGCTGCAAGGGCTTGAAGTGCAACGCGAACGATGTTGTTGTGGGGTTGCTGTGCAGTTAACGCCACGCCGCTCGTCTGTATGTGGAAGCGCAATTGCCAAGATGAAGGCTTTCCAGCTCCGAATCTTTCTCGCATTATACGCGCCCATAATCGCCGAGCAGCTCGAAATTTGGCGATTTCTTCAAGAAAATTGTTGTGACATGCAAAAAAGAAGGAGAGCCTTCTGGCAAAGTTGTCTACGTTCAAGCCACGGTCAATTGCCGCTTGCACGTAAGCGATGCCATTAGCAAGAGTGAAGGCAACTTCCTGAACCGCTGTTGCGCCTGCCTCGCGAATGTGGTAACCACTTATGCTTATCGTGTTCCAGCGGGGCATGTTCTTGCTACAGTATTCGAAAATGTCCGTGACGAGTTTCATGCTTGGTTTAGGAGGGTAAATGTACATGCCACGAGCCACGTATTCTTTGAGAACGTCGTTTTGAACGGTGCCACCTAGGGTCGACGGGGAGACCCCTTGTTTTTGTGCTATGGCGACGTACATGGCCAGAAGCACTGCGGCGGGCGCGTTTATCGTCATGCTCGTCGATACTTTATCTAGGGATATCTCTTCAAACAAGAGCTCCATTTCCTTCAATGTGCCAACGCTTACCCCTACTTTTCCAACTTCACCCAGCGCCAGAGGATGATCACAGTCCAATCCAATCTGTGTAGGAAAGTCAAAAGCCACGCTTAAGCCAGTCTGGCCCTGATGAAGCAAGTATCTAAAACGCTGATTTGTCTGCTCTGCTGTCCCAAACCCCGCGTATTGCCGCATAGTCCAAAATCGAGCACGATACATTGTTGGATAAACACCGCGAGTATAAGGGTATTCACCTGGAAAGCCTAAATCTTGAATGTAGTCCAAGTCTTTTGCTTCAAGGGGAGTATAGAGTCTTTCAACTGTGATGTTTGAGCTGGTCCGAAACTTGTTCTTTCTTTCTGGAAGACGCGTCAGAGTTTTTTCTACCGTCTCCTTTTCCCATTTCTCCTTTTTCCCTTTGAGATATTCGGAATCTTGCGGGTTCGTCAATCTGGTTTCACCGCTCTATTGCCATTATATTCTAATGTTCTTAGATTGATATGTTATTGTTCCTTATTGTATATTCTTGATGCCTTGTAGTTTGTGTTTGGAATTTGGGGCGTAAGGATGCTGGACTACGTCCTAGGTTTTTCCGGTTATTTTCATTTTTTCGGCTCTTATTATGGGGCTTTGAACGGATGGTATTCCCCATGACTCGAGGATTTTGAACTCTCTGCTTATGCCAGAGATGTTCTTCATAAGTTCGTATGAGTTGCCTGAAATCATAGTTCCAATAAGAGGATGCTTTATTTCTCCATTTTCAATCAAGAAACCTTGCTTAACGCTGCCAGAGAAGTTACCGTTACTGAGCTCTGTATTACCTGAGAAGCGCCCTACAAGGACTCCTTTATCAACCTCTTCGATGAGCTGCTCTTTTGTCCAGTCGCCTGATTTTATGATAAGGTTGCTGGGAATCAATTGTGGAGGAGATTCGAATGGTAACGATGGAACAAAGAATAAACCTAGTCGCCTTCTTGAAGCGTTGCCTGTGCTTTCTGTTCCTTCTTTCTTTGAGGTGTAGGTGTTGAATAGGAAGTTCTTCAAAACTCCTTTCTCCAGAATCGACGTTCTCTTTCTTGGATTACCCTCGTCGTCAAAAGTCTTGGTCATCATCCCTCCTTCCAGTAGACCATCATCGATTACATTCAGTTGTGGAACCGCCAGTTCGCTTCCAATCTTTCCCTTAAGAGGACTTGCATTTCGTTGGACATTATCGCTCCTGACGCCGAAGGCTAAGGTCCCGCCTATCAGTTCTGCCGCTGGAGCGAAATCTAAAATAACGGTACCTTCGAAGGAATCTATTTTTTTGGCCCCAAACTGCTTCACTGCTTTTTCAGCAAAAGTTGTTCCGATCTTTTCAACGTTTAGATCTAGTTGGCGTGAGTAGCCCTCTTCTGCTACGAAAGATGTTACTTCACCATTTTCTCTCGCTAGACCTGATATAAAGACTCCCATAAATGTTCCTTCTTCAACCACATCTACGCCCTCAGTATTTGCCAAAGCCTCCTCTTCGACTCGAATTTCCATTCCACCCATATCAGCTCTCACTCGTTGATCATAATTCAATGCTGTATCAAGCATGTTTTTCGTCATTTCTACAGCGTTTTCAACTTGAAAATCCACAATTCTCTTGTCGTAGATTCCTTCAGCTTTCAGGAAAGGTTTCGGATGTGGTAGGATATTGTTGGGGTCAGGAATACTGGCTTTAGCTATGTGGTAGGCGTTTTCAACTATTTGTTTGACTTTTTTTTCTGCCAGCTTGTCGATATGCGAGAAGCCACATGCATTATCTCTTATTATTCTAATCCCGACTCCGCCAATTTCTTGGACAGATTCATTGGAGATGGCGCCCTGTTCAACATGGACCATGATGCTTTTCTGTTTTAGCACGTATGCTTCAGCAGCGTCAGCCCCAAGTTTTCGGGCGTATCGAACAGCTTTTTCTGCAATTATTGAGACTTCCATTTTCATCACACTCCGCCGAAAAGCATTTTGCAGCGTACAGTTGGACCTCCAGCGTCCACTTTGGCTATCTGCATCTTTCCACAGTAACCTCTTCCCAACTCAAGGCTGAAATCTTTGCCCAATGCATCTACACTCTTCAGCACATCATAAGCACTGCCAGAAATAGTTACTCCTCTGAAAGATTCTCCAATCTCTCCGTTACGTATTTTGCAGGCTTCTTGAACGCCAAACATAAACTCAGCGTTGCTGTCAGCTTGCCCACTGCCAGAACCGAATAGAACAAGTCCGTCCTTCGTATCTTGAATTATTTCTTCTCTATCCCAATCTCCCGCTTCAATATACGTTGCCCTCATTCTAATCAAAGGTATATCACGGTAATTCCATGCCCGGCTATTACCTGTTGGCTCCACGTTGAATTTGGCAGCAGTTTCTCGGCTGTGTAAATAGCTTTTCAAAACGCCTTTCTCTATAACTACCGTCTTTTTCCCTTCTACTCCCTCATCATCGAAGGGAACCCAACCCGCACACCAAGGAATCGTGCCATCGTCAACCAATGTTACCATGTCACTTGCCACCTTTTCTCCAATCTTTCCAGTTGCTGCGGTGCCAGAGATCACCAAGTCTGCTTCAACAGTATGCCCTATAGCTTCGTGACTCAACAAGCCTACAAGTTCAGGATCTAAAATAGCCACATGCGTACCAGAGGGTACAACTTTTGCTGAAAGCAATCTTACAGCTCTTTCGCAGGCCCTCTTAGCCATTGCCTGAGGGTCTTTTGACCTAAAAATCTCCCATCCTCCTGTACGACACACTCCTTCGAAGACTTCAGTCATAACCCCGCCCTTTTTGGCAATCACCATCATAAAAAGCTCGGGTTTAACATCAAAAAGGTAACAATCAGAGCCTTCAGAATTTATGTAGCGTTTTTCTACCAAATTCTCATCGTACCTGACTGATGTTGAAGCTATCTCGTTTGAATATTCTGTTATGAACTTGTCGAGTTCAAGTACAAGTTTGATTTTCTCTTCAAGAGAATGATCTTTTGGGTCATCTTTTACTTCTGCCACTGCTTTTATTTTTGTTGCCTTAGCGGTGGCGAGTTCGCTCTTTGTAGTCTTTGCTGGTGCTGAGCTTACGGCTAGTCTCACAGCTTCTTCAACCTGATGAAGAAGGGTCGCTCGGTCAAGCAAGCTTGTAACAGCGAATCCCCAACTCCCATTCTTCAACGCTCTAATCCCATAACCTTCCAAAACACCTGAAGTAGCACTATCTAACTCGCCTTTCTTGACATTTGCCATCGTTCTTGATCGCTTTTGGTATCTTACCTCTACGAAGTCAGCGCCTCGTGATAAGCCGTGGTTAATTAGAAATTGTAAATCCTCCATTTTTGAATCCTCGCCTTTCTTATTTCTACATGACTTAATTTAAGTCTAATCTCAGGCTCTTGCAGCAAGATATACAAAAAAGCTGTCTTGAGAGTTGCAAGATTGCAGGTTAGGTTACAGCTTATATCATTCCGCGTTCCTTAAATTAAGGGGAGAATAACAGTTGCAACGTAGGGTTCTGTTTCCCTTCACAGCCATAGTTGAACTGGATAAGTTGAAACTTGCCATGATAATCAACGCGGTCAACCCGAATATTGGCGGATTGCTGATTCGAGGACCAAAAGGCTCTGGCAAAACCACTGCTGTTCGAGCCTTAAGGGATGTTTTGCCAAAAATACAAGTGGCGAAAGATTGCACCTTCAACTGCAACCCCTCTGACTCGTCTAATATGTGCGAGAAATGCAGTGCAACCTACCAAAAAAGCGGAAAATTCCAGATAGAGGAAAGAGAGATGAGGGTAGTTGATCTCCCTCTGGGCGCAACAGAAGACCGCGTGGTTGGAAGCTTAGACATTGAAAAAGCCATAAAACATGGCGTAGAAGCCTTAGAACCCGGCATTTTGGCAGAAGCAAACCAGAACATACTCTACGTAGACGAAATCAACCTCTTACCCGACCACATCGCAGACGATTTGCTCGATGCTGCCGCAACCGGATGGAACGTCGTTGAAAGAGAAGGAATCTCAGTAAGCCACCCCTCACGTTTCATTTTCATAGGAACAATGAACCCCGAAGAAGGGCAACTCCGCCCTCAACTCTTGGACCGTTTTCCACTATCCGTTACTGTCAAAAGAATAGCGTCAGTAGAAGGAAGAATGAACGTTGTGAGGCGAAACCTGGAGTTCGAAGCAGACCCAGAAGTTTTTCTTAAAAAATATGAACCCGTGCAAGACGAATTGAATAATAGAATTGCACAAGCACGAAATATGCTTCCTGACGTTGTGATGCCTGAGAAACTCCTCGAAGCAGTATGCAAGACTTGTTTAGATTTGAAGGTTGACGGTTTAAGACCCGACATAGTCATCAGCAAGGCAGCCACTACACTTGCCGCTTTTGAAGGTAGAAAGGAAGTCTCATTAGAGGACATTCTCATCGCCTCAGAACTTGCCCTGAGCCATCGTACAAGAGAAGGTGGATTCCTCGAACCAGCAACACCAGAAGAAATTAAAGAAGCACTCCTCACCACAGCAAAAGCCGTGGGCTATAATCCATCGAAAACCGAAGAAAAAACCCAAAAGGAAGGCAGCGCGGAAGGAAAGAAAAAGAAGAGGAAAGAGGGGCGCGCTATTGTCTTTATCAAAGGCGATGTGAGCAAGAAGCTTGAAGAATTCTTAGAAAAGAACAAAGGGTTATTCGAAGCTTGGAAAAGATTGTCGCGGTTTTTTGCTACTATAAATAGACTGTTTGGCCAAGTGATATTTGCTTTTGGGCGGAGGGTCAAAAAACAGGTCAAAGACATTCCAAGCGTGAAGGCTGTGGCAAAAAGCGACAAACCTCTCAAAGCGGATGACAAAGACGAAGGAAAGCAGGTTTTTCTGAAGAAAATGAAGGGAATACCATCAGTCAGCCACGCAGCAAAAACTCCTAAGCTAAAAAAAGGATTTTCTCTTTTTAAAATCTTCAAAGGTTCAACGAAGGATTCAGGCGTCCTTTCAAAACTATCTTTCAAAGTAAAGAAAACAAGTAAGGCTACAAGTAGTTTCGCAGGCAAAAGAGCAGAAGCTATAACGACGCTCGGTCGAGGCAGAACTAGTGGATGGAGATTGCCCCATGGCAAACCCCGAGATATACATCTTCCAGCCACCATCCGAGCGGCGGCGAGAAAACAAAAGCACAAAAAGAAAAGTCTCGAAACCGCCCTCGACATAAACCTTCAAGATATTCGTGAAAAGCTAAGGCGTTACAAAGCACCTATGACAATAATTTTTGTTCTAGATTTGAGTGGCTCCATGATGCTTAGCATCGACTCTATAAAAAAAGCTATACTAAAGTTGCATGGAGATGCTTACCGTTACAGAGATCGCGTTGGAATTGTAGCATTGAAAGATACTGGAGCTGTTGTGGCTCAACATCCCATCACAAACCTGAGAGTTGTGGCTAACAAGCTTTTAGGACTGAAAATCAGTGGATACACGCCTCTTGCTGCTGGAATGCTCAAAGCATGGGAAGTTCTAAAAGAATCGAAAAGACGTGCCCCTTCCACAATACCTGCTATGATCGTTATCACTGATGGAGGTGCTAATGTGCCCTTGGTGAGAAGCTTAGAGACTGGCGAAGTTCGATCCATAGAAGAAAAGCGCATAATAGTTCGAGAATACGAAGGTCTTGCCGTTCACGACGCGTTGTCCGTTTCCAAGATGATAAGAAAAGAAGGAATTCACACGATAGTAATCAACACCAACCCTCACATGTACGGTCGAGAAACATACGGCTTTGCAGTAACTGAACTTATAGCCGCCCATACAAACGGAAAGCTTCACACAGTGGGCAGACTAGCTAGTGAACCGGAACTAGTTGAGAGAATTATAGAAAAAATAGGGGAGGATCAGCGCTTAATTGCGCATGAAGCATCTCCAACAGGGTTTGACTAAGCTTCAAGTTTCGCTATTTTTCGATCAAACACCTTTCTTAACATCGAAATTGGCAAGTACCCGTTTGCTGTAATGGTGTCGTGGAAAAATCTCTCGTTGTACTTTTCGCCCATTTTCTGCTTTACTTCCTCTAGCAACTGCAGTATCAGATGTTTGCCTAGGAGGTATGAGAGAGCATAGCCTGGCGTTTGCGTATAGCGACGTACCTCTGCAACAGCACCCTCCTTTGACATTCCAGCCTCTTTCATCAACATGTCGACAGCTTCATCGAAACTCATCTCGCCACGTGACAACCCAACGTCTACAATCATCCTTACCGCACGCCAGATCACATCATTGATTTGTACAAGCTTGGATTCCAAGCTTGTTACGTACCCATGTTCCATCATCATCTGCTCACAGTAATGAGCCCAACCTTCAACTGTCTCTGTTCCATTAGCAAGCATGTGTATAAGAGAACTTCTGTTTGAGACTGTACCTTGAAGGAAGTGCCCCGGAAAAGCTTCGTGAACGGCCGTGTTTCGAATGCTTGCATAGTTTAAATGGTTGCCGATGTTTGCAATGTCTTTGGGGCGGGTGACTATGTAAACCCCTATCATCGGCTTGTCAAATCTCGACGGCATCATCATAGCAGCAAAAGGAATGAGAGGCGCCAAGAATGCTGGAGTTTCCTCAACTATCAACTTGTCTTCTTCATAAACAGTGGCGATGTTGTTCTTAATAATGAATTCTTTTGCCTCTTCCATCACCTTTCTTGTCGCTTCTAAAGCTTCTTCGAAGGTTTTTGGAGCGTTCCCTTCAATCGTTTTCATGACTTCCTTGACGCTTTTACCGGGTGCAATCTGTGCTGCTATACGCTCTCTTTCCTCCTTCAACTCTTTGAGATATTTGACGCCGAGTTGGCAGATTT
This region includes:
- a CDS encoding TldD/PmbA family protein gives rise to the protein MEDLQFLINHGLSRGADFVEVRYQKRSRTMANVKKGELDSATSGVLEGYGIRALKNGSWGFAVTSLLDRATLLHQVEEAVRLAVSSAPAKTTKSELATAKATKIKAVAEVKDDPKDHSLEEKIKLVLELDKFITEYSNEIASTSVRYDENLVEKRYINSEGSDCYLFDVKPELFMMVIAKKGGVMTEVFEGVCRTGGWEIFRSKDPQAMAKRACERAVRLLSAKVVPSGTHVAILDPELVGLLSHEAIGHTVEADLVISGTAATGKIGEKVASDMVTLVDDGTIPWCAGWVPFDDEGVEGKKTVVIEKGVLKSYLHSRETAAKFNVEPTGNSRAWNYRDIPLIRMRATYIEAGDWDREEIIQDTKDGLVLFGSGSGQADSNAEFMFGVQEACKIRNGEIGESFRGVTISGSAYDVLKSVDALGKDFSLELGRGYCGKMQIAKVDAGGPTVRCKMLFGGV
- a CDS encoding TldD/PmbA family protein, giving the protein MKMEVSIIAEKAVRYARKLGADAAEAYVLKQKSIMVHVEQGAISNESVQEIGGVGIRIIRDNACGFSHIDKLAEKKVKQIVENAYHIAKASIPDPNNILPHPKPFLKAEGIYDKRIVDFQVENAVEMTKNMLDTALNYDQRVRADMGGMEIRVEEEALANTEGVDVVEEGTFMGVFISGLARENGEVTSFVAEEGYSRQLDLNVEKIGTTFAEKAVKQFGAKKIDSFEGTVILDFAPAAELIGGTLAFGVRSDNVQRNASPLKGKIGSELAVPQLNVIDDGLLEGGMMTKTFDDEGNPRKRTSILEKGVLKNFLFNTYTSKKEGTESTGNASRRRLGLFFVPSLPFESPPQLIPSNLIIKSGDWTKEQLIEEVDKGVLVGRFSGNTELSNGNFSGSVKQGFLIENGEIKHPLIGTMISGNSYELMKNISGISREFKILESWGIPSVQSPIIRAEKMKITGKT
- a CDS encoding DUF885 domain-containing protein, which translates into the protein MKASFIVGLDVITLSADEKFEELKKGMFDKFFEKNPHFASYLGLHDPYDYLLPKGDTAHVLENLEMLEESVKRMKETVDYDALNDANRMDWQVLENALGMSKFEVYEQRMHELNPDAFEEVGGIFFMMITKDYAPLEKRIDAITARLQKLPQYLEEFRSRFENSKPVKLWTEVAIESTQQIPGLFQFIVASTKGRVSEELHGRLVKASMDLMQPFQKHVQWLQSLKTKTAENWALGKEKFEKLVQLRDLGMTSEEICQLGVKYLKELKEERERIAAQIAPGKSVKEVMKTIEGNAPKTFEEALEATRKVMEEAKEFIIKNNIATVYEEDKLIVEETPAFLAPLIPFAAMMMPSRFDKPMIGVYIVTRPKDIANIGNHLNYASIRNTAVHEAFPGHFLQGTVSNRSSLIHMLANGTETVEGWAHYCEQMMMEHGYVTSLESKLVQINDVIWRAVRMIVDVGLSRGEMSFDEAVDMLMKEAGMSKEGAVAEVRRYTQTPGYALSYLLGKHLILQLLEEVKQKMGEKYNERFFHDTITANGYLPISMLRKVFDRKIAKLEA
- a CDS encoding VWA domain-containing protein, with translation MQRRVLFPFTAIVELDKLKLAMIINAVNPNIGGLLIRGPKGSGKTTAVRALRDVLPKIQVAKDCTFNCNPSDSSNMCEKCSATYQKSGKFQIEEREMRVVDLPLGATEDRVVGSLDIEKAIKHGVEALEPGILAEANQNILYVDEINLLPDHIADDLLDAAATGWNVVEREGISVSHPSRFIFIGTMNPEEGQLRPQLLDRFPLSVTVKRIASVEGRMNVVRRNLEFEADPEVFLKKYEPVQDELNNRIAQARNMLPDVVMPEKLLEAVCKTCLDLKVDGLRPDIVISKAATTLAAFEGRKEVSLEDILIASELALSHRTREGGFLEPATPEEIKEALLTTAKAVGYNPSKTEEKTQKEGSAEGKKKKRKEGRAIVFIKGDVSKKLEEFLEKNKGLFEAWKRLSRFFATINRLFGQVIFAFGRRVKKQVKDIPSVKAVAKSDKPLKADDKDEGKQVFLKKMKGIPSVSHAAKTPKLKKGFSLFKIFKGSTKDSGVLSKLSFKVKKTSKATSSFAGKRAEAITTLGRGRTSGWRLPHGKPRDIHLPATIRAAARKQKHKKKSLETALDINLQDIREKLRRYKAPMTIIFVLDLSGSMMLSIDSIKKAILKLHGDAYRYRDRVGIVALKDTGAVVAQHPITNLRVVANKLLGLKISGYTPLAAGMLKAWEVLKESKRRAPSTIPAMIVITDGGANVPLVRSLETGEVRSIEEKRIIVREYEGLAVHDALSVSKMIRKEGIHTIVINTNPHMYGRETYGFAVTELIAAHTNGKLHTVGRLASEPELVERIIEKIGEDQRLIAHEASPTGFD
- a CDS encoding methylmalonyl-CoA mutase family protein, which encodes MTNPQDSEYLKGKKEKWEKETVEKTLTRLPERKNKFRTSSNITVERLYTPLEAKDLDYIQDLGFPGEYPYTRGVYPTMYRARFWTMRQYAGFGTAEQTNQRFRYLLHQGQTGLSVAFDFPTQIGLDCDHPLALGEVGKVGVSVGTLKEMELLFEEISLDKVSTSMTINAPAAVLLAMYVAIAQKQGVSPSTLGGTVQNDVLKEYVARGMYIYPPKPSMKLVTDIFEYCSKNMPRWNTISISGYHIREAGATAVQEVAFTLANGIAYVQAAIDRGLNVDNFARRLSFFFACHNNFLEEIAKFRAARRLWARIMRERFGAGKPSSWQLRFHIQTSGVALTAQQPHNNIVRVALQALAAVLGGTQSLHTNSFDEAYALPSQKAVTVALRTQQIIACESGVADTVDPTAGSYCIEALTTQIEEDAMRYIEEIDRQGGAVNTIEKGYMQREIIESAYKYQREVEKKDRTIVGVNEFITEEEVPIKLLRVDSAIEMKVVERLSRVKKERNNRKVRDALEILRHLAEEETENLVPPILVAVKEYATVGEICDVLREVYGEYKPLTIF